In Bombyx mori chromosome 11, ASM3026992v2, one genomic interval encodes:
- the LOC101742421 gene encoding GATA zinc finger domain-containing protein 14 isoform X2, translating into MDRNNMRSSYVNSGTRSLPHMGKRHNSSHSHSHSHSGPAHSHSNHNSNYNGNGHRLSPPSQLHISHFHNNNNNNNQNTQHDDLINYIYDSWNKVTRDLERGDDEAKYYHDVMTPRHLANFRPFNLDEWWARQTHNRNKHRS; encoded by the exons ATGGATCGCAACAATATGAG ATCAAGTTATGTAAACAGCGGAACCCGTTCGTTGCCACACATGGGCAAACGTCACAACAGCAGTCACAGCCATAGTCATAGCCATAGCGGTCCTGCACACAGCCACAGTAATCATAACAGCAACTACAATGGCAATGGACACAGGCTTAGCCCTCCAAGTCAGCTGCACATCAGTCATTtccacaataataataataataataatcaaaatactCAGCATGATGATCTCATCAATTACATTTATGATTCGTGGAATAAG GTGACCCGTGATCTAGAACGTGGCGATGATGAGGCGAAGTACTACCATGACGTGATGACACCTCGTCACCTTGCCAACTTCAGGCCATTCAATCTTGATGAGTGGTGGGCGCGTCAGACCCACAATCGCAACAAGCATCGGTCTTAG
- the LOC101742421 gene encoding probable serine/threonine-protein kinase fhkB isoform X1 — translation MDRNNMSTGIIFHRSSYVNSGTRSLPHMGKRHNSSHSHSHSHSGPAHSHSNHNSNYNGNGHRLSPPSQLHISHFHNNNNNNNQNTQHDDLINYIYDSWNKVTRDLERGDDEAKYYHDVMTPRHLANFRPFNLDEWWARQTHNRNKHRS, via the exons ATGGATCGCAACAATATGAG CACTGGAATTATTTTTCACAGATCAAGTTATGTAAACAGCGGAACCCGTTCGTTGCCACACATGGGCAAACGTCACAACAGCAGTCACAGCCATAGTCATAGCCATAGCGGTCCTGCACACAGCCACAGTAATCATAACAGCAACTACAATGGCAATGGACACAGGCTTAGCCCTCCAAGTCAGCTGCACATCAGTCATTtccacaataataataataataataatcaaaatactCAGCATGATGATCTCATCAATTACATTTATGATTCGTGGAATAAG GTGACCCGTGATCTAGAACGTGGCGATGATGAGGCGAAGTACTACCATGACGTGATGACACCTCGTCACCTTGCCAACTTCAGGCCATTCAATCTTGATGAGTGGTGGGCGCGTCAGACCCACAATCGCAACAAGCATCGGTCTTAG
- the LOC101742279 gene encoding tyrosine-protein phosphatase Lar, with the protein MDKPAGLISSLVVCILLLQGLVESAPSSDAHLFPPPPIAYVARGGTVTLKCSATGSPTPTIRWKKGSEWLTPEDNTVSKHVLTLTNVTEEGKYTCVFKTGELVSSVTTAVKIRPLPRTPHSVHMSDVTDTSAQLEWSYSYIPGTDDPTHYHLLLKPKQQNIEPQDITTGTRTSFELTNLTPATEYQVQVIAAGTVGKGPATEPVFFTTKF; encoded by the exons ATGGATAAACCAGCTGGATTAATTTCCTCATTGGTGGTTTGCATTCTGCTACTGCAAGGGCTAGTCGAAAGTGCGCCAT CATCTGACGCTCATCTCTTTCCACCTCCTCCAATTGCATATGTCGCTCGGGGAGGCACCGTAACATTAAAATGCTCCGCAACCGGCTCCCCGACCCCTACGATTAGATGGAAGAAAG GATCAGAATGGCTGACTCCCGAAGACAATACAGTGTCAAAGCATGTTCTGACACTAACAAACGTTACAGAAGAAGGTAAATACACATGTGTCTTTAAAACGGGAGAGCTTGTTTCTTCAGTGACGACCGCTGTTAAAATCAGAC CATTACCACGCACACCGCACAGCGTCCATATGTCAGACGTCACGGACACCAGCGCTCAGTTGGAATGGTCGTATTCCTACATCCCAGGGACAGACGATCCAACTCATTACCACTTGCTTTTGAAACCTAAGCAACAAAACATTGAACCTCAg GATATAACAACAGGGACGAGAACAAGTTTCGAACTGACAAACTTGACTCCGGCAACCGAATATCAAGTTCAGGTCATTGCAGCTGGTACTGTCGGTAAAGGACCCGCCACAGAACCAGTTTTCTTTActaccaaattttaa